Proteins encoded by one window of Sphaerodactylus townsendi isolate TG3544 linkage group LG04, MPM_Stown_v2.3, whole genome shotgun sequence:
- the LOC125431322 gene encoding uncharacterized protein LOC125431322 produces the protein METPAGSLFSLSPPPAPTRGRRLKRQRAAMDADDSDEDIFFKKCAKKLFPGSEGDAGPTDQKQTRDACVSTEDGVEQNKHVKMENFTLFSMADSLRDRKSMAEVMRCNAKLRVADIPSVEPSKRRSAIGQLSRATLSVIMKWCLNDLCHAMCTACQNNCKDLNSHDCIQCDFDERLRSVCHNVCLEPIIQVITHLGLCTGCLSLNNSHFVTLAKFVKNVESASCPTECLQKFSDKCNQDFVVLVKKYLALNVGSRTLNVFFSK, from the exons ATGGAAACCCCCGCAGGGAGCCTTTTTTCACTttctccaccccctgccccgaCCAGAGGGAGGCGTTTGAAGAGGCAGCGTGCGGCTATGGATGCTGATGATAGCGACGAGGACATTTTTTTCAAGAAATGTGCCAAAAAGCTGTTTCCGGGGTCTGAGGGTGATGCTGGACCAACCGACCAGAAGCAGACCCGTGATGCCTGTGTTTCAACAGAAGATGGTGTTGAACAGAATAAGCATGTCAAGATGGAG aactTCACCCTTTTCAGCATGGCCGATTCTCTCAGGGACAGAAAGTCCATGGCCGAAGTCATGAGGTGCAACGCAAAACTCAGGGTGGCTGATATACCAAGTGTGGAACCCTCAAAAAGAAGATCTGCTATTGGGCAACTCTCAAGAGCAACCCTTTCTGTAATTATGAAATGGTGTCTGAATGATTTATGCCATGCCATGTGCACCGCCTGCCAGAATAATTGCAAGGATTTGAACAGCCACGATTGTATACAATGTGATTTTGATGAACGGTTGAGGTCTGTGTGTCACAATGTCTGTTTAGAACCAATTATTCAAGTAATCACGCATCTTGGATTGTGTACTGGGTGTTTGTCACTgaacaacagccattttgtcactCTGGCCAAATTTGTGAAAAATGTGGAGTCGGCTAGCTGTCCTACAGAATGCTTGCAGAAATTCTCTGACAAATGTAACCAGGATTTTGTGGTTCTTGTAAAAAAATATCTGGCGTTGAATGTTGGTAGTCGTACTTTGaatgtattcttttccaagtaa